In Spiroplasma floricola 23-6, the DNA window CAATTGTTGCCAATACACTTAATAATTTTTTCATTTTATTCTCCTTTTTTAAAGAACTGTTAAAATACAAATAAACAATTCAAATTGATATCAATGATTATAAAAAAAAAAAAAAAAGTCAAATTTTTGACTTTTCTTCAAAACGTTCCCCCATATTGGGAACCTTGTTCAGTTTGTGCTGATTAATTTTGGTAAGTACTTTAGATTAAGAATGTTGGATAATAAAAATAACTTTAAAAAACTTGTTGAGAATATTATTTTCCAGTTTTCTTTTTAATCGTTTTTGTGTTTTTTGTGTTTTTCTTTTTCTTTTTCTTTTTCTTTTTCTTTTTCTTTTTCTTTAATTTACATTTATTATCTTTTTTTCTATCTTCTTTCTTTAAATAAAATTTACTTCTTATAATTGTGCCTGTAATTAATAAAAGAATAACTATTAAAACTGAATGAACTGATAATAAAATTATTAATCAATTTGGCAATGAATTGGGTCTTTTAAGATTATAAAGTTTAATTTCTATTGTTACATAATTATAACTATCTTTATTGTTTGTCTCTAAGGATTTTAGAGTAGAGTTTACTTTAAAAGCTCTATCAAAAATTCTAACTTTTATTTTTGTAGAATCAGGTTTAAAAGTAAAATAATTATTATCTTTTATATTTATTAAAGCAATTCCCAATGATGGATCTAATTTTGAATTTTTATTTAAAAAGTTTTGAATTTGTACTCTATTTTCATAAGTATTTTGAGTTGTTAAATTATTGGCTTTAAATACTATTTTAGAGATATCTTTAATTTTTGAATTTAAATCCAATTTATTTTTTTGACTCAGAGCAACTCTATTTTCTAATGTCGTACTTCTTAAATTTACTATTGCAATTAAAGGTGGCAATTTTACATACTCATTACTTTCAGATTCAAAAGAATTGCTTACATAAAATAAATTATTATCTTTATCATTAACAGGTTTGATTTTTATCCCATCAAGAGTTATTTTAGTTTTTCCATTTTCCAACTTTTCATATTTTGAATTTGTACCAAATAAACCCCATCCACTATTAAATCTCTTATTAGTATTTCCTTTCTTTCAATCATTAATTTCTCAATATGAATTATCTAATTCTTTTCACATTACTTTATTTTCAAAACCCTTAATTTTTTCCAAACTGTTTTGAATTTGATTATAAACTCAACCTATAACACTATTAAAATCATTGTATTTATCTAAAATATAATTCTCATTTCAAACCTTATATTCAGATTTTTGATCTGCTATTTGAGCTAAATTAAACTTATTATTATATTTTGCAATAACTAATTGTCTTTTAGAGCCTCTAAATCTTGAAGTTATTTCATCTTGACTTTCAATAATTGCATATCCTGAAGTTTCGTTTTCTCCATATTTATCTTTTGCCAATATTTTATTTTTTTGTTCACCTTCAATTTTAATTAAGTAGTCTTCAGTTTTCAACTGACTAAATATTTTTTTAAGTTTTAAACTATTAGATATTAAATTTCCAGTTTTCAAATTACTTTTAATTTCTTTTAAAATTTCTTGTTCATAGTTATCACTGTCATTTAACATTTTTTTAGGTTTAAAAATAAAGGATTGTGTATTTAAATTCTCTAAGTTAAATTTTTCAAAAACTGAACTACTAAAATAGCTATGTTTTTCTTTTACTAAACTATAATTTAATTGTTCATTTAAATATAAAAAAGTATTTTTTACAATTGAAAATATTGGTTTTGAAGTCTTTAAATCACTGTCTAGAAATAAAATTTTTCTCACTAAAGCATTTTTTGAAATACTTTGTGCATTCAAATAAGAATAGTTATAAATAGAGTTTGGTGTTGAAACTACTAAATTATAGTTTTGATTTATTTCATCAAAATAAGAATAAAAATTAATAACTCTATTAGATTCACTAACGAATTTATTATTGTATTTTTGAGTAAAACTTTGAGCTTGTAAATCAAATAAGGGTATTAAAGTATCTTCATTTTCTCCTCCAATATAATAAATTGTTGATTTATTAATAAATTTTTTATCATGTGCTGCTATTAAAGTATAGTTTCTCTCATCTAAATTATGAAAAGAATTTATAATATAGTCTATTGCTAAACTCTTATCTTTTTTGATTTCTTTAAAGTTAGGATTTATTTGTGTTCCTTGTTTATTGCCATTTAAATTTAATAAATAAGATTTTAAGTTTTTTGAGTTAGATAAATTTAGTTGAACCAAATTGTCTTTTGATAAAGAAAATTCAGCATATTCAAAGTATTGTGCTGTTGAAATATTGAAAATCAAATTAGATTTTATTTCATATGCTTTTTGATTCAATTTAAATTTTCCATGATTGTTTGAATCAACAATATTTGTTAAATCATAGTGAGCTACTTTTAACGTTGTAATAGAATCATTTGTCTCATAAAAAACATAAATACTATTATTCATTTCTTCTAAAGTTTTTATAGGTGAATATATTTTTTTAACTTCTTTATAATCATCTGGTAATTTTAAACTTACATTGTTAACTTTTATTGAAGTTTCCAAATCAAAAAAATTAACTTTTGCTTTATTGCCAATCGATGAATTAACATAAGCCATATAGTTTACTTTCAAAGTTAAAACTCCAGTTAATTGATCATTGTAAGAACTTAGAAAACTTGATGTAAAGCAATTATAATTTGTAATTCCATTATAAATATCGCCAAGAACTATTTCTGTTAATTTACCCTCTTTATTTTTTAAGATTCTGTTAGTTCCTAATCCATCTGCAGTTATATTATAAATAATTTCATTGTTCAAATTATCTTCATCACTGTATTTATAGCTTGCAACTGTTTGATTAAGATTTAAGTTATTAAATTGATTGTTAAAATCAATTGACGTAGCATAAGAAATACCAAAACTTTGATTGCTCCTAGCTTTTAAACTCTCTTGATTATTTTCAAATAAATTAAATGTTTTAGTTTCATCAACACCTTCTACATTTAAATTATTATTGCTATTAAATACTTTAGTAAATTCACTTTGTTCAATTAATAAATTTACAGGTGGGACTGCAATTAAAATCCCACTAAATAAAGTTAATAATGTTTTCACTTTAATTTACTCCTTTTTTTCTTTTAATATTTAATAAAGTTGTAAAGCACTATTACTTGCGCAATACAAATAATTATAAAAAAAAAAAAAAAAAGATGTTTTCACATCTAAAGAAAATAATATTTAAATTTTATTGAGTAAGATTTTTTGTTTTCTTTTCTATTTTAACTTTCTTTGTTTCATAATAATCTATACTTGTTTTTGCAAAAATTAAACCAAGTGTAGAGCCTATTAATAAAACAATACTGTGTAATCCTACAGTTGCTAATAATAGCCCAAATATTAATTCAATTAAAGATGGATCTATTTTAATAGAGTTTTTAGCCATTAATGGTAAAAATGCTATAATAAATAAACAAAGTCCAATTGCTACACCAAAAGCAAAACCAATTCTTTGTATAAATCCTCTTCTTGAATTAATTAAAATTAAATTAATAATTAAAATAATATAAAATACTAAACAAATTGTTGATACAGTTCAACCAAATCCTTTAATAGTATCTAAACTAGCTTCACTTACTTGTTGTAATCATGTACCTAGTTTTCATAATAGTTCATATCCTTTGAACATTAATGATTTCAATGCAATCATAAAAATTCCTATTATCATTATTGGTATTAGAGTTATTAATAATAAATATATACTTACATTTGATGATGTTTTTGAAACTCTAAGCATAATATCTCCTTAATTATTTAAATACCTATAACAACCATTAAAAGTATAACATTTTAAAATTAAAACTAGACAAAAAAAGCCCAGAGCTAACTCTGGACTAAAACTATTTAAGGGTAAAATAATTTTAAATTTAACAACTTGAATTGTTCTAGGTACTTATTTGCTTTTTTCAAAGCTCTTTTACAAGTAGCATTAACTTGTAGTTTCCTGATCCCACCCTTACACCCTTTACTTTTATAAGTAACTGGAAACTTGGAGATTTTATATTTAATATTGAGTTAATAAAATCAATACCTTCGATTAACTATTTTTTTATTCCCTGTTTTCTATAATTAGAAATTTACTATCTTCGTAAGTTGATTCGTAACCTCTTACGTTTATTATTATCAATTATTAATAAAAATAATCAATAATAATAAGTTAACATAAAATTATTTTTACTTTTTTATATTTCTTTTATATTTTAAAATTATTATATTTTTAATAATTTTTTTGATATAAAAAATATTTAAATTAATTTTTAATTTCTGCATTTTTGTATAAAAAAATAATTCTTTTATAAAAGTAATTTTTGTATACAAAAAGTTATGTTTATTCAACTTTTCAGATAATTTTAAATTTTAAATAATCTATTTATATTTATAAAAATTTAATTAAAACTTTGACTATGAGTTTTTAATATAAAACTTTAATTTATATCTTATTTACAAAAAATAAGCTTCTTTTTCTGAAACTCTCTATAGTTTTTAAATTAAACTAACTATTTTGTTTATTCCCGAACTACATCAAATGATTACACTTTTTTTATATGTAATACTTTTGACTTCTTTATTTTAATACTTTAAATTTAAAATGCAAGTCTTTTTTAAAAATATTTTTAAAATATTAAAATATTTTTAATTATAAATAAAAATAGTTATTTAATAAATAACTATTTTTCAAAATTATATGGAAAATTTAGCTTTAAAAAGGCCTTTCACCCTGGATTTGGTGAGTGATTTGGATATATTTTTCAATATTCTTTTTGAGCTTGTTCATAATTATCTGCTTTTATTATATTATTTCTAACTAAATACATAAATACTATACTTGCACTTCTATTAACTCCTCAAATGCAATGAACATAAATTTTTTTATCTTTAATATTGGTTTCAATTTCTTTAATTGCATCAAGTATTAAATTTTTATCCATATCTTCTAAATATGGATAATCTTCAAAGTTATAAAGTATTCTCTTTTTTTCATGTTGTATAAGTTTATTTAACCCTTTATGGGGATTTTGATCTTGAAAGATTTCTTGAGCACAGCTAAGAATTAAGTCAGAATCTTTTGGAACTGAGTGCATATCTCCTAAATATAAATTATCCACTATTTTTTTGCTCATATCATATCTCCTATCTTAAATTCAATTTTCTAAAAATGCATTAAAAAATTCTTCTTCATTATCTATGAACAAACAATCATAGTCTGTAATACTTTGATTTTCCAAATTTTTGTATTTCAAAATATTTACAAATATATGATTACTTTCATCAATTACTTGTTCTAAAAAAACAATTGGTCAGTGTTGTAAACTTGTTTTTAATTGTAATAGTCCTATTTTACTTGATTTATCTAGATATAAATTAATTAATTCATCTTTCTCATAATTTTCTTTACCTGTTAGGTCACAATAATATGATATGTTATTTTGATTACTTGCTTTTATTAATCAATCATTTTCATCGAATTTTATATATAAATTAACAATTTTATCTTTTGTATTTAAAAAATGTACTTTATAGACATTTTTCAATTCATAAGATTGTCCCTCATCATTTAACTGCACATCTTTTGAATCAAAAAATTCAATATGATTACATTCTCTTTCTATTAATATTGTATTTAGTTTCTTTAAAAAGTTAACATTATTCATATAATTACCCCCTTTTAATTATAATAAAAAACTCGCTAATAGCGAGTTTAAATATTATATAATTTAATCTTAAATCAGTTGGCTAATACTATTTTAAGATATCTAAGTAAAAATGTAATCTGTATGTGTTAAGCATTAAGCTATCTATATTTAAAAATTAATACCATATTATTTTATAAAACAAAGAAAACAAAATAATATAATATTTTAATCTAATACTTCAAAAAATATTGGTTATTTTTATTTTTTCAAATCCCAAGTACCAAAACTAATTCTTATTCTAAATGCAAAATTATTTATTCCCACCTTTGATTAAAAGGCTCTTTTATTTTATCAATATCAAAGAAAAAGTATGTAGTTTTATGTAAAATAGAAATTATTTTAAGAAATAAAAATATATTTTATTTATTTTTATAAACAATTTTAGTAAAAATAAATAGAAATTTAATTTATAATTGTTTAGAATAATTTAAAAGGAATGATATTAATGAATTACAAAAAAAGTCTAAAAAAGTTAAAGAGATATCACTATAACTGATTTAATTTAACTTTAATGATACTTTTATTTCCGTTGGTTTTACTTTTATCAGCACTTTGTGCAATTATCTTCGTACCCTATTTATTTAAATATCCTAGAAAAGGTTCTTATAAAGGTGTTGTTGAATTCAATACCTATGAACATTTACTCTATGATCTAGAAATTAAAAAAATGAGCAATTTTAATATAAAAAAAGAACAAATAAGAGATTTCAATATTGGAGCACTTAAAGAACAAATAAGTGCTTTAATGGTTAGAAATAAAAATAGTAAAAAATGAGTTGTAGGTCTTCATGGTTTTAAACGAAATAAATACATGGGTTTAAGGGGAATTTATCACTTCTATGATCAAGGTTATAATTTAATTACTTTTGATGCTTTTGCTCACGGTTCAACCTATGGTAAATACTCTGATTTTGGTTTAACTAACGCAAAAGTTTTAAATGAAGTTATTAGTTGAGTTAAAAATACCTTTGATGTTGAAGAAATTGGGGTCTTTGGAACAAGTATGGGAGCTACTAGCTCACTTTATTTTGCAAAAAAATATTATCAATCAAATAAAATAGATTGATTAATTGCAGATTGTCCTTTTGCGCAAGCAGTTCCTCAAATTAGATTCTTCTTAAAAAAATATATGAAGTTGCCTTGATGACTAATGTCTTTAGGGATTAACTATAATTTTAGAAGATATGCAAAGAAAAGTATTAAAGAAGTTAACTTACTATTAGGTTTTGAAAATATTGGTGAATTAAAAATCTTATTTATTCATGGTAAAAAAGATGATTTTATAATGTATCAAAACTCAGTTGTTATGTATCATTTGAAAATAATGACAGAAGAAAATAAATTAAGTGAACTAAAATTATATGAAAATGCTAAACATTCAAGTAGTATGCACAAAAACATGGTCAATTACATAAATACTACTACTAGCTTTGCTCAAAATTTACAATCTTTATAAAAACGAAATAAAAACACAGGTTAGACTATAAACCTGTGTTTTTATTTAGCTATTTAATTTATATTAAACAATTGATTTTGCTCCACTATTTATTTCATGAGTTGTACCTTGTGGCAACATGAAATGTGCATTTCAATTTTTTGTTTTATTATAGAAAGTTAAAGTACATTTATTTCAAACGATAATAATTTGATCATTTTCATCTGCTGGACCACCTTGAGTATTTCACTTTTTAAGTTTTGTGTTAACTTGGTTATCTCAAACTATTTTTTTATTTTTTAAACTAAAAATGAATTTTTTGTTATCAAAGTTTAAAACATATCCATTTTTAAGATCATTTCCTTTTAAGTAATAAACTGCTGTACCATTATCAGAAAAACCTGCAATTTTATCATAAGGTGAAAATTCAAAGTTTGAATGATCTTCATTTCATTCAATTTTTTCACTACCAAACAGTCCACCTTTTCAAGACCATATATCAGTATCATATGCTCAATTAGAGGCCATAGAACGAGCTATTAATAAGTTTTTAGACTTTATTTCTGCACTGTCAAACTTTTTACCACTGTTAAGCAATTCTTGAACTTGTGTTTGATAAGGATTTACAACTCTTTGTGCATATCCTTCTGTTCCATATTCATTTGGAGTTCAAGGATTAATAAGGTGCTTTTGACTACTATTTTCTCAATCTAAAACTTTATTCTTTGGTTGTTCTTTTTGAACTATTTTTTCTGCTTCAATATTTTGTAATTTATCAAGATCCATTCTTTGATATTTTCCGTTTTCATCTTTTTTAACAGGTATAAAACCTTGTTTTTCATCTCACTCACATAATGCTCATCATGCTGATTGAAATGGTCCACCAAAAGGATTATCTTGAACTGAAGCTGATACATATCAAAGATTTTCATCAATTCTTACTACATTGGGAACTTCAACACCAATATTTCTTACATAAAGTTCACTCACTTTAGTAATTTTAGGCTCATCTTCTATTTTTTCTTTATCTGAAAAATAATTTATTTTTCAAAACTCTAATCTATTGTGAGCAGATATTGCAAAATAAAGTTCATCTTCTACTTGAAAAAGAGCAGTATCTCTTCAATCCATTGTTCCATCATCATTTAAACATTCTTTAGATAAAACCCCAGATGTATAAAAATCTTTTCCTAAACCGTGTGAAACAAAATAGGCAATTCCACTTTCATCTGTTGTCTCATATCCTGATGAATAATTACTTCCATGAGATACTGATTTTTGTGAATCTAATGAGTTTTTTTTACCAATTTCTTGTGATTCATCTTGATTCAAAATTGTTGAAGGTTGCATTGATAAAACAAATACAACATCACCTTTTTCAAAGTATCTTCCTTGAGTATCAACTCATACAGATCCACCCAATGCTGAAGTTGATCCTTTACCATTTATAGTTGAAAATTCTCTACCTTGTTTTATTCTATATTTACCTTGTGTTCATTTATTTAAATCAGGTGATGTCATTTCAATTCACCCTGCTGGAAAGCCTTTTCCATCTCTAAATAGCATTCAACTATAAAATAATTGTTGCTCTTCATCTCATAAAATTGAACATGAATCATTTGCAAAAGCATTAGCATTTCCTTCTTTAGAGTTAAAAGGACTATATCAGTTCATAGGTCTATCAAAATAATTGTCATTACTATAATTAACATTAGTTGAACAAGACATTACACTCAATGGTGCAACAGTCATTAAAGTGGCTGCATTAATTCCTAAAACAGTTTTAAATCAAGTCTTTGTTTTGTTAACTTTTTTAATCATATTTCCTCCCTTATTTTTATTACTAAAATGTAAATTTTTAAAATCACTAATAAAATTATACCACTTAGCAAAAAAAATAATAAATTTTCCTTATTTTTTAGATTTGAGAAAATAAAAAAGTAAGTATAAAAGAGATATTTATCTTTTTTTGACTTACTTTTATAAATTTTTTAATTTCTCAAATTCTAAAACACTTATTTAAAATGGTTATTTAAAATAAACTATCTTTAATAATCTTTTAAATTTAATAAAAAATTACAATAAGTTTAATTAAAATATTGGATTTGCATAATTATTCCAATTT includes these proteins:
- a CDS encoding alpha/beta hydrolase, with the translated sequence MNYKKSLKKLKRYHYNWFNLTLMILLFPLVLLLSALCAIIFVPYLFKYPRKGSYKGVVEFNTYEHLLYDLEIKKMSNFNIKKEQIRDFNIGALKEQISALMVRNKNSKKWVVGLHGFKRNKYMGLRGIYHFYDQGYNLITFDAFAHGSTYGKYSDFGLTNAKVLNEVISWVKNTFDVEEIGVFGTSMGATSSLYFAKKYYQSNKIDWLIADCPFAQAVPQIRFFLKKYMKLPWWLMSLGINYNFRRYAKKSIKEVNLLLGFENIGELKILFIHGKKDDFIMYQNSVVMYHLKIMTEENKLSELKLYENAKHSSSMHKNMVNYINTTTSFAQNLQSL
- a CDS encoding dual specificity protein phosphatase family protein is translated as MSKKIVDNLYLGDMHSVPKDSDLILSCAQEIFQDQNPHKGLNKLIQHEKKRILYNFEDYPYLEDMDKNLILDAIKEIETNIKDKKIYVHCIWGVNRSASIVFMYLVRNNIIKADNYEQAQKEYWKIYPNHSPNPGWKAFLKLNFPYNFEK